From Tsuneonella aeria, one genomic window encodes:
- the ruvX gene encoding Holliday junction resolvase RuvX — protein sequence MGTRALITDSAFDFADRLPDGGVLLALDIGTKTIGTALCDAGWRFATPGKTLPRGKFGRDRDALASIVAERAVGGIVIGLPRNMDGTEGPRAQASRAYAHNLAEALLLPILMWDERWSTSSAERALIELDLSRAKRKDRIDAHAAAVILQAAIDALTGGRLG from the coding sequence ATGGGCACCCGCGCGCTGATTACCGACAGCGCATTCGATTTCGCGGACCGCTTGCCTGACGGCGGCGTGCTGCTGGCACTCGATATCGGCACAAAGACCATCGGCACCGCCCTGTGCGATGCCGGGTGGCGTTTCGCAACACCGGGCAAGACTCTTCCGCGAGGCAAGTTCGGCCGTGACCGCGATGCCCTGGCATCGATCGTCGCGGAGCGGGCGGTGGGTGGAATCGTCATCGGCTTGCCGCGCAACATGGACGGCACGGAAGGACCGCGCGCGCAGGCGAGCCGCGCCTATGCCCACAATCTGGCCGAAGCGCTCTTGCTGCCGATCCTGATGTGGGACGAACGCTGGTCTACCAGCAGCGCCGAACGCGCGCTCATCGAACTCGATCTCAGCCGCGCCAAGCGCAAGGACCGGATCGACGCCCACGCCGCCGCCGTGATCCTGCAGGCCGCGATCGATGCGCTGACCGGCGGCCGTCTGGGCTAA
- a CDS encoding pyridoxine 5'-phosphate synthase — translation MSAGQIPGATARLRLGVNIDHVATIRNARGGDHPDPVRAAEIVAACGSDGITAHLREDRRHIRDEDLARIQAATDLPLNLEMAATDEMLAIALRHRPHAACIVPEKREERTTEGGLDAAGQHNHLAPVVARLTDAGIRVSLFIEASERQLEAALRLGAPVVEFHTGEYAHARGEQVSVELKRIADMAALAAKNGIEAHAGHGLTYTNVQPIAAIPQLAELNIGHYLVGEAVFVGLEAAVRRMRELMDHAR, via the coding sequence TTGAGTGCCGGCCAGATCCCGGGCGCCACGGCCCGCTTGCGTCTCGGCGTCAACATCGATCACGTTGCCACGATCCGCAACGCCCGCGGCGGCGATCATCCTGACCCCGTGCGCGCGGCAGAGATCGTCGCAGCCTGCGGAAGCGATGGCATCACCGCGCACTTGCGCGAGGACCGGCGCCATATCCGCGACGAGGACCTCGCCCGCATCCAGGCGGCGACGGATCTGCCGCTCAACCTGGAAATGGCGGCGACGGACGAGATGCTCGCCATCGCGCTGCGCCACAGGCCCCATGCGGCCTGCATCGTCCCCGAAAAGCGCGAGGAACGCACCACCGAAGGCGGGCTGGATGCAGCGGGACAGCACAACCACCTCGCCCCCGTCGTCGCGCGGCTCACCGATGCCGGCATACGGGTGAGCCTGTTCATCGAGGCGAGCGAGCGACAACTGGAAGCCGCGCTCCGCCTCGGCGCGCCGGTGGTCGAGTTCCACACGGGCGAATATGCTCACGCGCGCGGTGAACAGGTATCGGTGGAACTGAAGCGCATTGCCGACATGGCCGCCCTCGCGGCGAAAAACGGGATCGAGGCTCACGCAGGGCACGGCCTGACCTACACCAATGTGCAGCCGATCGCTGCGATACCCCAGCTCGCGGAGCTCAATATTGGTCACTACCTGGTGGGCGAGGCGGTGTTCGTGGGCCTGGAGGCGGCCGTGCGGAGGATGCGCGAGCTGATGGATCACGCAAGATGA
- a CDS encoding malate synthase G, translating into MSDTVSKAGLTVDAALAEFIDRDVLAPLGRDAARFWEGFAALLDEYAPRNRALLATREELQVRIDEWHRGGRGQPHDAQAYRTFLEEIGYLVPEPEPFTIGTRNVDPEIATMAGPQLVVPVLNARFLLNAANARWGSLYDAYYGTDALEAPPARPGGYDAERGAAVIAAARGFLDGALPLADGKSWSALAGPDDIDLADPAQFVGATDKGHMFANNGLHIHVVFDSDTPVGSGDAAGISDVILESALTTIVDLEDSVAAVDAADKLAAYRNWLGVIRGDLAETFEKGGEQLTRRLAGDVAAGDATLPGRSLLFVRNVGHLMTNPAIRLPDGSEVPEGIMDAVFTSAIGAHDVARLGKWPNSRTGSIYIVKPKQHGPEECAFTNDLFDAVEDLLELPRHTIKVGVMDEERRTSANLAACIHAVKDRIVFINTGFLDRTGDEIHTSMQAGPMIRKAEMKTSRWLRSYEARNVAIGLRHGLSGRAQIGKGMWAAPDMMRDMMVQKIGHLEAGANTAWVPSPTAATLHATHYHTMDVFERQKELGEAPGLDGLLDIPVAQGANWSAEDIREELDNNAQGLLGYVVRWVDQGVGCSKVPDLHDVGLMEDRATLRISSQHMSNWLLHGVCTREQVMDSLRRMAAKVDAQNAGDAGYLPLAANEDGPAFRAACDLVFKGVEQPSGYTEPLLHAWRMRAKAG; encoded by the coding sequence GTGAGCGATACCGTTTCCAAAGCCGGACTGACTGTCGATGCCGCTCTGGCGGAATTCATCGACCGCGATGTCCTTGCGCCTCTCGGCCGGGATGCGGCGCGGTTCTGGGAGGGATTTGCGGCGCTGTTGGACGAATACGCGCCGCGGAACCGCGCGCTGCTGGCCACGCGGGAAGAGCTCCAGGTGCGGATCGATGAGTGGCACCGGGGGGGGCGCGGGCAGCCGCACGATGCGCAGGCCTATCGCACCTTTCTGGAAGAGATCGGTTACCTCGTGCCGGAGCCCGAACCGTTCACCATCGGCACGCGCAACGTCGATCCCGAGATCGCGACGATGGCCGGGCCGCAGCTCGTGGTGCCGGTCCTCAATGCGCGGTTTCTGCTTAATGCCGCCAACGCGCGCTGGGGCAGCCTGTATGACGCCTATTACGGTACCGATGCCCTCGAAGCGCCGCCCGCGCGGCCCGGCGGTTATGATGCGGAGCGCGGCGCGGCGGTTATCGCTGCGGCGCGCGGCTTCCTCGACGGGGCGCTGCCGCTGGCAGATGGGAAAAGCTGGTCGGCGCTTGCGGGCCCGGACGATATCGACCTCGCCGACCCGGCGCAGTTTGTGGGCGCGACGGACAAGGGGCACATGTTCGCCAACAACGGCCTGCATATCCACGTGGTGTTCGACAGCGACACCCCGGTGGGGAGTGGCGATGCGGCGGGAATCTCCGACGTGATCCTGGAAAGTGCGCTCACGACGATCGTCGACCTCGAGGATTCCGTCGCGGCGGTGGACGCGGCGGACAAGCTGGCGGCTTATCGCAACTGGCTCGGGGTCATCCGCGGCGACCTCGCGGAAACGTTCGAGAAAGGCGGAGAGCAACTGACTCGTCGGCTGGCCGGCGATGTCGCGGCCGGCGATGCCACGTTGCCCGGACGCAGCTTGCTGTTTGTGCGGAACGTGGGACACCTGATGACCAATCCCGCCATCCGACTGCCCGATGGGTCTGAGGTGCCCGAAGGCATCATGGACGCGGTCTTCACCAGCGCCATCGGCGCGCACGACGTGGCAAGGTTGGGCAAATGGCCCAACAGCCGCACCGGCAGCATCTACATCGTGAAGCCCAAGCAGCACGGACCCGAAGAATGCGCGTTTACCAACGACTTGTTCGACGCGGTTGAGGATCTGCTCGAACTGCCGCGTCACACCATCAAGGTCGGCGTCATGGACGAGGAGCGCCGCACCAGCGCCAACCTCGCCGCGTGCATCCATGCAGTAAAAGACCGCATCGTCTTCATCAACACCGGCTTCCTCGACCGCACCGGTGACGAGATTCACACGTCGATGCAGGCCGGACCGATGATCCGCAAGGCGGAGATGAAGACATCGCGGTGGCTGCGATCCTACGAGGCGCGCAACGTCGCCATCGGCCTGCGGCACGGCCTGTCGGGCAGGGCGCAGATCGGCAAGGGAATGTGGGCCGCGCCCGACATGATGCGCGACATGATGGTGCAGAAGATCGGCCACCTGGAGGCCGGTGCGAACACCGCCTGGGTCCCTTCGCCGACGGCGGCCACGCTCCATGCCACGCATTATCACACGATGGACGTGTTCGAACGGCAGAAGGAACTGGGGGAGGCGCCCGGGCTCGACGGATTGCTTGATATACCCGTGGCGCAGGGCGCCAACTGGTCGGCGGAAGATATCCGCGAAGAACTGGACAACAACGCCCAGGGGCTGCTCGGCTACGTCGTGCGGTGGGTTGACCAGGGGGTCGGGTGCTCCAAGGTGCCCGACCTCCACGATGTCGGCCTGATGGAAGACCGCGCGACCTTGCGGATATCCAGTCAGCATATGTCCAACTGGTTGCTCCACGGCGTCTGCACACGCGAACAGGTCATGGACAGCCTGCGACGGATGGCGGCGAAAGTGGACGCGCAGAACGCCGGGGACGCCGGCTACCTGCCGCTCGCCGCCAATGAGGACGGGCCGGCTTTTCGCGCAGCGTGCGACCTCGTGTTCAAAGGCGTGGAGCAGCCAAGCGGGTATACCGAACCGCTGCTTCACGCTTGGCGCATGCGCGCCAAGGCCGGCTGA
- a CDS encoding amino acid racemase: MRTLGLIGGMSWVSTRDYYEHLNRGVRRRTTAMASAPLLIESLDFSRLWGLVDQADWDRAAGTLGDSARRLEAAGAQGLLICANSMHKVHDRVAAAVNVPVFHIADCVGAAMQAAGATNAALIGTRNVMTERFYRERLVAHDIDLMPPDLAMADEIDRIIYEELMRGKVTREAERTLKTWITRKQQDGAGAIVLACTELAMIVDIDANVLPVFDSTRIHAAAAVEWMLAED, translated from the coding sequence GTGCGCACGCTGGGCCTGATCGGAGGGATGAGCTGGGTTTCGACCCGTGATTATTACGAGCATCTCAACCGCGGCGTCCGCCGCCGGACCACGGCCATGGCGAGCGCGCCGCTGCTTATCGAAAGCCTCGACTTCTCACGCCTGTGGGGCCTCGTCGATCAGGCGGACTGGGATCGCGCCGCGGGCACACTCGGTGACAGCGCCCGGCGGCTGGAGGCGGCCGGCGCGCAGGGCCTGCTGATCTGCGCGAACTCGATGCACAAGGTGCACGACCGGGTGGCCGCCGCGGTGAACGTCCCTGTGTTCCATATCGCTGATTGCGTCGGCGCGGCGATGCAAGCCGCCGGGGCAACCAACGCCGCGCTCATCGGCACGCGCAACGTGATGACGGAGCGGTTCTACCGCGAGCGGCTGGTCGCGCATGATATCGACCTGATGCCGCCCGACCTTGCGATGGCGGACGAGATCGACCGCATCATCTATGAAGAGCTGATGCGCGGCAAGGTCACGCGCGAGGCGGAACGGACGCTGAAGACCTGGATCACGCGCAAGCAGCAGGACGGTGCCGGGGCCATCGTGCTCGCCTGCACCGAACTGGCGATGATCGTGGATATCGATGCCAACGTGCTGCCGGTGTTCGATTCCACCCGTATCCACGCTGCCGCGGCGGTGGAATGGATGCTGGCGGAGGACTGA
- the lepB gene encoding signal peptidase I produces MGAGLHRHRGPAPVNSLSDTQPVTKSPKKREKIDWFAEARGLGLMLLAVLAFHSLLAKPFYIPSTSMVPNLMVGDRLVVSKYPYGWSWVSASFHLLPRGDWRLLPATPQYGDIVIAVPPDRDEDYIKRVVGLPGDRIAVVNGQIVLNGRPVPQKVEPDIRIPVDAQLCEGRPCLGYWDNFRVRGADGRDYYEVPALRETLPNGATYLVVDHVDQMLDNHPETVIPEGHVFLMGDNRDHSADSRAETWERGLGGPVPLANVGGRAEFITFSLDGTTTFNPATWWSSLREGRAWTTLRPAVANGPDVRTGGKAE; encoded by the coding sequence ATGGGCGCAGGCCTTCATCGTCATCGAGGCCCTGCCCCTGTGAACTCCCTGAGCGACACGCAACCCGTGACCAAGTCCCCGAAAAAGCGCGAGAAGATCGACTGGTTCGCGGAGGCGCGCGGCTTGGGGCTGATGCTGCTTGCGGTGCTGGCATTCCACAGCCTGCTCGCGAAGCCGTTCTACATCCCGTCGACGTCGATGGTGCCGAACCTGATGGTGGGCGACCGCCTGGTCGTGTCGAAATACCCTTATGGGTGGAGCTGGGTTTCGGCGAGCTTCCATCTCCTGCCCCGCGGCGACTGGCGGCTGTTGCCGGCAACGCCGCAGTACGGCGACATCGTGATTGCCGTGCCACCGGACCGCGACGAGGATTACATCAAGCGCGTGGTCGGCTTGCCGGGAGACCGGATCGCGGTGGTGAACGGCCAGATCGTACTCAATGGCCGGCCCGTCCCGCAGAAGGTGGAGCCCGACATCCGCATCCCGGTCGACGCTCAGCTTTGCGAAGGGCGCCCATGCCTCGGCTATTGGGACAATTTCCGGGTCCGGGGCGCGGACGGCCGGGATTATTACGAAGTGCCGGCCCTGCGCGAAACGCTGCCTAACGGCGCCACTTACCTGGTGGTCGATCACGTCGACCAGATGCTGGACAACCATCCGGAAACCGTGATTCCGGAAGGCCACGTGTTCCTGATGGGCGACAACCGCGACCATTCAGCCGACAGCCGCGCGGAAACCTGGGAACGCGGGCTGGGGGGACCGGTGCCGCTGGCCAATGTCGGCGGGCGCGCCGAATTCATCACCTTCTCGCTCGATGGGACGACGACCTTCAATCCGGCGACGTGGTGGAGTTCCTTGCGCGAAGGCCGCGCCTGGACCACGCTGAGGCCCGCCGTGGCCAACGGGCCGGACGTGAGGACTGGGGGCAAAGCGGAATGA
- a CDS encoding DUF3089 domain-containing protein, with protein MARKFLYAVAIIIFLVIAGAIALTIWSKEATELAFVPRGEFVAQPALDSNAYADPAMWHSRPGMGAQDPARFAPAAAEGLPTPPRAAVEGQAPAASPSPVLTPVPAGSRRGFAVFFVHPTSFIQPAIGADAPWNGPVDDPESSTRARLFLRGMASPFAGADEIWAPKYRQAVFGAFLTDRPEAAKALDLAYRDVAQAFDFFIATVDPDEPIVLAGHSQGALHTLRLLREKIIGTPLEARVAMVYPIGWPVSVAHDLPALKLPACATPEQSRCIVTWSTFAEPADASQVFERFTSTPGFDGQPRGDGPILCVNPLTGTANGTAPADANLGTLKPTADFSDGELVTGMVGARCDPETGLLLIPEPVDLGPGVLPGNNYHVYDIPLFWANLKADVERRLAAWAPAR; from the coding sequence ATGGCCCGCAAGTTCCTCTACGCTGTTGCGATCATCATTTTCCTCGTGATCGCGGGGGCCATCGCCCTCACGATATGGTCGAAGGAAGCGACCGAGCTTGCCTTCGTGCCGCGCGGGGAATTCGTGGCCCAGCCTGCGCTCGACAGCAATGCCTATGCGGACCCGGCGATGTGGCATTCGCGGCCCGGCATGGGCGCGCAGGACCCGGCCCGTTTCGCGCCCGCCGCTGCCGAGGGCCTTCCGACCCCGCCGCGCGCGGCGGTCGAGGGCCAAGCGCCCGCCGCTTCGCCTTCTCCGGTCCTGACCCCCGTTCCCGCCGGCTCGCGCCGAGGCTTCGCGGTATTCTTCGTCCACCCGACGAGCTTCATTCAGCCCGCGATCGGTGCCGATGCGCCATGGAACGGACCGGTTGACGACCCCGAATCGTCGACCCGCGCGCGGCTGTTCCTGCGCGGCATGGCGAGCCCGTTTGCCGGAGCGGACGAGATCTGGGCACCGAAGTACCGCCAGGCCGTGTTTGGCGCGTTCCTGACCGACCGGCCGGAGGCCGCGAAGGCCCTCGATCTTGCCTACCGAGACGTGGCGCAAGCGTTCGATTTCTTCATCGCAACCGTCGATCCCGATGAACCCATCGTGCTCGCCGGCCACAGCCAGGGCGCGCTCCACACGCTGCGCTTGCTGCGGGAAAAAATCATCGGCACTCCGCTCGAAGCGCGGGTGGCGATGGTCTATCCGATCGGCTGGCCGGTGTCGGTCGCGCACGACCTTCCCGCGCTGAAGCTGCCTGCGTGCGCGACGCCCGAACAGTCGCGCTGCATCGTCACCTGGTCGACCTTCGCCGAACCGGCCGATGCCAGCCAGGTGTTCGAACGCTTCACATCCACGCCCGGCTTTGACGGGCAGCCGCGCGGCGACGGGCCGATCCTGTGCGTCAACCCGCTCACGGGCACTGCCAACGGCACCGCCCCGGCCGACGCCAATCTGGGCACGCTGAAGCCGACCGCCGACTTTTCGGATGGAGAGCTCGTCACCGGCATGGTCGGCGCGCGGTGCGATCCCGAAACCGGCCTGCTTTTGATCCCGGAGCCGGTGGATCTCGGCCCGGGCGTCCTTCCGGGGAACAATTACCATGTCTATGACATCCCGCTGTTCTGGGCGAACCTGAAGGCGGATGTCGAACGACGGCTGGCGGCATGGGCACCCGCGCGCTGA
- the acpS gene encoding holo-ACP synthase: MIIGLGSDLTNMDRIANSLERWGEKFEARCFTDVERAKAARRPYTRVGTFAKRWAAKEAFAKAVGTGFRRGVFHKDIGVVNAPSGAPTLALTGGAALRLAEMIPPGHEPRIHLTLTDDNPWAQAFIVIEALPL; encoded by the coding sequence GTGATCATCGGCCTCGGCTCCGACCTCACAAACATGGATCGCATCGCCAATTCGCTCGAACGCTGGGGCGAGAAGTTCGAGGCGCGCTGCTTCACCGACGTCGAGCGGGCCAAGGCGGCCCGGCGCCCCTATACCCGGGTCGGGACATTCGCGAAGCGGTGGGCGGCCAAGGAAGCCTTCGCCAAGGCCGTCGGCACGGGCTTTCGCCGCGGGGTGTTCCACAAGGACATCGGCGTGGTGAACGCGCCCAGCGGCGCGCCGACGCTGGCGCTCACGGGGGGGGCGGCGTTGCGACTTGCCGAAATGATACCGCCGGGCCATGAGCCGCGCATTCATCTCACCCTAACCGACGACAACCCATGGGCGCAGGCCTTCATCGTCATCGAGGCCCTGCCCCTGTGA
- a CDS encoding AI-2E family transporter, whose product MTEPEHVEQPAEAVGVSPTQISNPKLRYEANRALVWVAVVGLAVLAVYLAQTLLVIFGALVFASMLDGGARLLGRVLPIGRSWRVFIVMLLALAFTVWLFRFAGSQIATQAAEFPALITDQLGRLVAFLRTQGLEIGEGDIQNVASSLLSGVGTVTRAIGGAFGAVTTILLIVIIGIYLAIDPRPYERGLSWMIAEEHRAKVSDTLGHMAFTMRRLLAGRLLGMAVEGVFTYIALTLVGVPMAALLALITALFAFVPNIGAFISGVLMVLVGFSGGTEMGLWTIGIYIAIQNFDGYVIVPMIAKKTVDLAPALVLGFQLIMGVLFGVMGLTFADPMLAMIKVALERRARRLDGDPPMGEEAHS is encoded by the coding sequence ATGACGGAACCGGAGCACGTCGAACAGCCGGCCGAAGCCGTCGGCGTCAGTCCCACGCAGATCAGCAATCCCAAACTTCGCTACGAAGCGAACCGGGCGCTCGTCTGGGTGGCGGTCGTCGGACTTGCTGTGCTTGCCGTCTATCTCGCCCAGACGCTGCTGGTAATCTTCGGCGCGCTGGTGTTCGCATCGATGCTCGATGGCGGAGCACGCCTGCTCGGCCGCGTATTGCCCATCGGCAGATCGTGGCGCGTGTTCATCGTCATGCTGCTCGCCCTTGCGTTCACGGTCTGGCTGTTCCGCTTCGCCGGATCACAGATCGCGACGCAGGCCGCGGAATTCCCAGCGCTCATCACTGACCAGCTCGGCCGGCTTGTCGCGTTTCTGCGCACCCAGGGGCTGGAGATCGGCGAAGGCGATATCCAGAACGTCGCCAGCAGCCTGCTTAGCGGGGTCGGCACCGTGACGCGCGCAATCGGCGGTGCGTTCGGCGCGGTGACGACGATCCTGCTGATCGTCATCATCGGCATCTATCTTGCCATCGATCCCCGGCCGTACGAGCGCGGACTTTCGTGGATGATCGCGGAAGAGCACCGCGCCAAGGTGTCCGACACGCTGGGTCACATGGCCTTTACGATGCGCCGCCTGCTCGCCGGACGTCTGCTCGGCATGGCGGTGGAAGGCGTCTTCACTTATATCGCGCTGACCCTGGTAGGCGTGCCGATGGCGGCGCTGCTGGCGCTGATCACCGCACTGTTCGCATTCGTTCCGAACATCGGCGCATTCATCTCGGGCGTGTTGATGGTGCTGGTGGGCTTTTCCGGCGGCACGGAGATGGGTCTCTGGACGATCGGCATCTACATCGCGATCCAGAATTTTGACGGTTACGTGATCGTGCCGATGATCGCGAAGAAGACGGTGGACCTTGCGCCCGCGCTCGTCCTCGGCTTCCAGCTCATCATGGGTGTTCTGTTCGGCGTAATGGGCCTGACTTTCGCCGATCCCATGCTGGCGATGATCAAGGTCGCGCTCGAGCGCCGCGCCCGCAGGCTGGATGGCGACCCGCCCATGGGTGAGGAAGCGCACAGCTGA
- a CDS encoding deoxyguanosinetriphosphate triphosphohydrolase codes for MTRAPYAADPAAGRGREFAEDRAGARGPRSEFQRDRDRIIHSIAFRRLRSKTQVFIAPDGDHYRTRLTHSLEVAQIGRVIARALGLDEDLTEALCLAHDIGHPPFGHAGEAALQAAMGERGGFDHNAHTLRVLMRLESPYCGHPGLNLSWDVLEGLAKHNGPLAAPNWAMHELDQAFPLDLGAWPSLEAQVAALADDIAYDNHDIDDGLRAGFLTLDDLMELPLLADRYREVERRFPAAPVDRRLRELVRSQIGAMVNDVLETTRGAIAGVASVAEVRAHPGPLVSFSPGMAQAERTLKQFMYARLYLHPEQVGAAEAASDVVSRLFAAFDQDPGSLPATWGARLPATEPERSRHLADYIAGMTDRYAIDNCVRIFGQAPAGLRNV; via the coding sequence ATGACACGCGCCCCTTACGCCGCCGATCCCGCCGCCGGGCGTGGACGCGAATTTGCAGAAGACCGGGCAGGCGCCCGCGGGCCGCGGAGCGAATTCCAGCGCGACCGTGACCGGATCATCCATTCCATCGCGTTCCGCCGGTTGCGGTCGAAGACCCAGGTCTTCATCGCGCCGGACGGGGATCATTATCGCACCCGCCTGACACACAGCCTGGAGGTTGCCCAGATCGGCCGGGTCATCGCCCGCGCGCTCGGCCTCGACGAGGACCTCACGGAAGCGCTCTGCCTCGCGCATGACATAGGCCATCCACCTTTCGGCCATGCGGGGGAGGCAGCGCTGCAGGCCGCTATGGGCGAGCGCGGCGGCTTCGACCACAACGCCCACACCCTGCGGGTGCTGATGCGGCTGGAAAGCCCCTACTGCGGCCACCCGGGCCTCAATCTTTCGTGGGACGTGCTGGAGGGGCTGGCGAAGCATAACGGACCGCTCGCCGCGCCGAACTGGGCGATGCACGAGCTCGACCAGGCGTTCCCCCTGGACCTGGGCGCCTGGCCCAGCCTGGAGGCCCAGGTGGCCGCCCTGGCCGATGACATCGCCTATGACAACCACGACATCGACGATGGGCTGCGCGCCGGTTTCCTGACGCTCGATGACCTGATGGAGCTGCCTTTGCTGGCCGACCGCTACCGCGAGGTGGAGCGTCGCTTCCCGGCAGCGCCCGTGGACCGCCGACTGCGCGAACTTGTCCGCAGCCAGATCGGGGCGATGGTGAATGATGTGCTGGAAACGACCCGCGGTGCCATCGCAGGCGTGGCCAGCGTGGCGGAGGTCCGCGCGCATCCCGGCCCTCTGGTGTCGTTCTCCCCCGGCATGGCCCAGGCCGAACGGACCCTGAAGCAGTTCATGTACGCGCGCCTTTATCTGCACCCGGAACAGGTCGGTGCGGCAGAAGCTGCGAGCGACGTGGTATCGCGCCTGTTCGCGGCCTTCGATCAGGATCCCGGATCGCTGCCCGCTACCTGGGGCGCGCGCTTGCCGGCGACGGAGCCGGAACGGAGCCGCCATCTGGCGGACTACATCGCCGGCATGACCGACCGTTACGCGATCGACAACTGCGTGCGCATCTTCGGCCAGGCGCCGGCGGGGCTGCGCAATGTCTGA
- a CDS encoding S8 family serine peptidase gives MKNWVAGRLAVVSAGAIAMAMIASPAHAEKIAGSYICVFKKDRVSKDDAPGRAAAAVRAHGGNVKFVYRNTIRGFAANMSENAVTAMRRSNPAIAFCEQDQVASLGPIVINAKPGTGTPAGQSTPWGITRVGGSASGVGKTAWVIDSGIDGSHPDLTVDQARSRDFTGSRNGWKDENGHGTHVAGTIAAKDNSIGVIGIAAGATVVAVRVLDRRGSGAYSGVIAGVDYVAAQGKAGDVANMSLGGPVSAALDEAVIAAAGTVKFALAAGNESDDADNHSPARVGGVSAADNIFTISAFAKGDTFASFSNYGADVAWAEPGVSIPSTYKDGGYATISGTSMASPHFAGLMLLGTVRSGGTVTNDPDGRADPIGVR, from the coding sequence ATGAAGAACTGGGTTGCAGGCCGCCTTGCGGTCGTGAGTGCGGGCGCCATCGCCATGGCCATGATCGCCTCGCCGGCGCACGCCGAGAAGATTGCCGGATCGTATATCTGCGTGTTCAAGAAAGACCGCGTGTCCAAGGACGACGCCCCCGGCCGCGCAGCCGCAGCGGTGCGGGCACACGGCGGCAACGTGAAGTTCGTGTACCGCAACACGATCCGCGGATTCGCCGCGAACATGTCGGAAAATGCGGTCACCGCGATGCGCCGGTCGAACCCTGCGATCGCTTTTTGCGAACAGGACCAGGTCGCCAGCCTCGGCCCGATCGTCATCAACGCCAAGCCGGGCACCGGAACACCTGCTGGCCAGAGCACGCCGTGGGGCATCACCCGGGTGGGCGGATCGGCTTCGGGCGTCGGCAAGACCGCATGGGTGATCGACAGCGGCATCGACGGCAGTCATCCCGATCTCACTGTCGACCAGGCGCGCAGCCGCGACTTCACCGGGTCGCGCAACGGCTGGAAAGACGAAAATGGACACGGCACGCACGTTGCCGGCACGATCGCCGCGAAGGATAACTCGATCGGTGTGATCGGAATTGCCGCGGGGGCGACCGTGGTTGCCGTGCGCGTGCTCGACCGGCGCGGGTCGGGCGCCTATTCCGGCGTGATCGCGGGCGTCGATTACGTCGCGGCACAGGGCAAGGCGGGCGATGTCGCCAATATGAGCCTGGGTGGGCCGGTGTCCGCCGCGCTCGACGAGGCGGTTATCGCTGCCGCCGGCACGGTGAAGTTCGCGCTCGCCGCGGGCAACGAAAGCGACGACGCAGACAACCACTCGCCCGCGCGGGTAGGCGGCGTTTCGGCGGCAGACAATATTTTCACCATCTCTGCTTTCGCCAAGGGTGATACGTTCGCAAGCTTCTCCAATTACGGCGCCGACGTGGCATGGGCGGAGCCTGGCGTGTCCATTCCATCCACCTACAAGGACGGCGGGTATGCCACGATCAGCGGCACCTCGATGGCATCGCCGCACTTCGCCGGCCTGATGCTCCTCGGCACGGTGAGGAGCGGCGGGACGGTCACCAACGATCCCGACGGCAGGGCAGACCCGATCGGCGTTCGCTGA
- a CDS encoding NAD(P)H-binding protein — MSDPLRIALVGATGLVGSEVVKLAVGRGDVRLVAVARRESPLPQGARMEMFVAEPDKWGEVFDAVRPTGLICALGTTWRKSGKDEAAFRAVDQDLVLATARAAKAAGVERLVAVSSVGADARSKNFYLRVKGEVERELQAMRFKRLDILRPGLLKGARSHDLRLGERLATIISPLADLAMQGRFSAYRSVRAELVAKAALTLAMRKAAGRFVHDNDAILRAAAGLPIPLRAGD; from the coding sequence ATGTCTGATCCGTTGCGCATCGCGCTGGTCGGCGCAACGGGCCTTGTCGGCAGTGAGGTGGTGAAGCTCGCGGTGGGGCGGGGCGACGTGCGCCTCGTCGCAGTCGCGCGCCGCGAATCGCCGCTGCCGCAGGGGGCGCGCATGGAGATGTTCGTCGCGGAGCCCGACAAATGGGGCGAGGTGTTCGACGCGGTGCGGCCGACGGGGCTGATCTGTGCGCTTGGCACCACATGGCGCAAGTCGGGCAAGGACGAGGCCGCGTTCCGCGCGGTGGACCAGGACCTGGTGCTTGCGACCGCCCGCGCGGCGAAAGCCGCCGGCGTCGAACGCCTCGTCGCCGTGAGCTCGGTAGGGGCCGATGCGCGGTCGAAGAACTTCTACCTGCGCGTGAAGGGCGAGGTCGAGCGGGAGCTTCAGGCCATGCGCTTCAAGCGGCTCGATATCCTGAGGCCAGGCTTGCTCAAGGGTGCACGCAGCCATGATCTGCGGCTGGGCGAGCGACTGGCGACCATCATCTCGCCGCTTGCCGACCTGGCAATGCAGGGCCGCTTTTCAGCCTATCGCTCCGTTCGCGCGGAGTTGGTGGCGAAAGCCGCCCTGACGCTAGCGATGCGCAAGGCTGCCGGGCGGTTCGTGCACGATAATGACGCGATTTTACGTGCGGCCGCTGGATTGCCGATCCCGTTGCGGGCGGGGGATTAG